From a single Salvelinus sp. IW2-2015 linkage group LG22, ASM291031v2, whole genome shotgun sequence genomic region:
- the LOC111949627 gene encoding serine/Arginine-related protein 53-like translates to MGRHTSDSEEDSRSRRKKKEKHRRRSSSSSSSGSRVTSRSKRSSRRSRSRSRSRERDRRRRRRSNSSSSRRRRERRWRPRQDQPLP, encoded by the exons ATGGGTCGCCACACCTCTGACAGCGAGGAGGACAGCCGTagcaggaggaagaagaaggagaagcacAGACGgcgctcctcttcctccagctcctctGGCAGCCGGGTGACCAGCCGCAGCAAGAGGTCCAGCAGACGCAGCCGCTCGCGGAGCcgctccagagagagagacaggag acGCAGGCGGCGGTCCAACAGCAGCTCGTCCCGCAGGAGGAGGGAGCGGAGATGGAGACCGAGGCAGGACCAACCGCTCCCATAG